Proteins encoded in a region of the Pyxidicoccus trucidator genome:
- a CDS encoding sensor histidine kinase — protein MSSGNAWLSMTHLDPEEGAEALLNDAVLRLLLEQAGDALVLVDLKGRVLAFNGEAGRQFRISPPEHLEEGRLPGCAWVRPEDTTRALEVSPLMRALAGEWVKEGRWGLRRPDGTLVVLKGSVVPLCVRDGHAAGALMRTREEPRLGLNAASAARLLAEAGALLGAALDAEGRVEPLLRLLVPALADAGVLYLVAPAEPLRAVAAVHAEPERHVLLVELLRRQPPDPLVPGSVLPMFDTGRTERRRLSDTPEGAEDAAVPRALGLRCYLGVPLVARGRVIGALALFRSDEARDFTDDEERLAEELARRTALSVDSARLLREAREAVRLRDEFLGIASHELKTPLTPLHLKVQLLHRQMEALAAKGLPVSAERVSETLDVVQRQVRKLTSLVDNLLDVSRITAGRLKLELEEMDLASVVAEILYRFAPSATQLNCSLELDAPMTVVGLWDRLRLEQVVTNLLSNALKYGAGHPVCVRVEADGRLARLTVSDCGIGISAEDLPRIFERFERAVSDRHYGGLGLGLYITRQIVEAFGGTVKATSTPGQGSTFVLELPRGDIPEEWVAVPRTEFK, from the coding sequence ATGTCTTCTGGAAACGCCTGGCTCTCGATGACCCATCTGGACCCCGAGGAAGGCGCAGAGGCCCTCCTGAATGATGCGGTGTTGCGCCTGCTCCTCGAGCAGGCCGGGGACGCTCTTGTCCTGGTGGACCTGAAGGGCCGGGTGCTCGCATTCAATGGTGAGGCGGGCCGGCAATTTCGGATCTCCCCGCCCGAGCATTTGGAGGAGGGCCGTCTCCCCGGGTGTGCCTGGGTCCGTCCCGAGGATACGACACGAGCGCTGGAGGTGTCGCCGCTGATGCGCGCGCTGGCGGGTGAATGGGTGAAGGAGGGGCGCTGGGGCTTGCGCCGGCCGGACGGGACGCTGGTGGTGCTGAAGGGCTCCGTGGTGCCCCTGTGTGTCCGGGACGGGCACGCGGCCGGGGCGCTGATGCGCACGCGCGAGGAGCCCCGGCTGGGGCTGAACGCGGCGAGCGCCGCCCGGCTGCTCGCGGAGGCGGGCGCGCTGCTCGGCGCCGCGCTGGATGCCGAGGGGCGCGTCGAGCCCTTGCTGCGCCTGCTCGTCCCCGCACTGGCGGACGCGGGCGTCCTCTACCTGGTCGCTCCCGCCGAGCCGCTGCGCGCGGTGGCCGCGGTACACGCGGAGCCGGAGCGGCACGTGCTGCTGGTGGAATTGCTGCGCCGGCAGCCGCCGGACCCGCTGGTGCCGGGCAGCGTGCTGCCCATGTTCGACACGGGCCGGACGGAGCGGCGGCGCCTGTCGGACACGCCGGAGGGCGCGGAGGACGCGGCGGTGCCCCGTGCGCTGGGGCTGCGTTGCTACCTGGGCGTGCCGCTGGTGGCGCGCGGGCGCGTCATCGGCGCGCTGGCCCTCTTCCGCTCGGACGAGGCGCGCGACTTCACCGACGACGAGGAGCGGCTGGCGGAGGAGCTGGCCCGCCGCACGGCGCTCTCCGTGGACAGCGCGCGGCTGTTGCGCGAGGCGCGCGAGGCGGTGCGCCTGCGCGACGAGTTCCTGGGCATCGCCAGCCACGAGCTGAAGACGCCGCTGACACCCCTGCACCTCAAGGTGCAGCTGCTGCACAGGCAGATGGAGGCGCTCGCCGCCAAGGGCCTGCCGGTGTCCGCCGAGCGCGTGTCGGAGACGCTGGACGTGGTGCAGCGCCAGGTGCGCAAGCTGACGAGCCTGGTGGACAACCTGCTGGACGTGTCGCGAATCACTGCGGGCCGGCTGAAGCTGGAGCTGGAGGAGATGGACCTGGCGAGCGTGGTGGCGGAAATCCTCTACCGCTTCGCCCCGTCCGCCACGCAGCTCAACTGCTCGCTGGAGCTGGACGCGCCCATGACGGTGGTGGGCCTGTGGGACAGGCTGCGGCTGGAGCAGGTGGTGACGAACCTCCTGTCCAACGCGCTGAAGTACGGCGCCGGCCACCCCGTGTGCGTGCGCGTGGAGGCGGACGGCCGCCTGGCGCGCCTCACGGTGTCGGACTGCGGCATCGGCATCTCCGCGGAGGACCTGCCGCGCATCTTCGAGCGCTTCGAGCGCGCGGTGAGCGACAGGCACTACGGCGGCCTGGGGCTGGGGCTCTACATCACCCGGCAGATTGTGGAGGCCTTCGGCGGCACCGTGAAGGCCACCAGCACGCCGGGCCAGGGCTCCACCTTCGTGCTGGAGCTGCCGCGCGGCGACATCCCCGAGGAGTGGGTGGCCGTGCCGCGCACCGAGTTCAAGTAG
- a CDS encoding ATP-binding protein, protein MFSSLSPPTEAPAPPSPLPLTWPAALVGLLFGVLMSYVPYEFRMAPFRPLYPYVRVLGLTYLAGSISLMCALLYPRAPRWLGLAGRLTLGAAMALYWWVLNVLPGSFTGIVLYPLLFGGLVLEAWPAMRQRPVLRAFVALTGAAFGVAMLAAPERFPISVYAHLAPLRPLVGALFILSGVGLLLPSGRLHARLPHVLMGVLAVPFALLAYALGRGSSWLGASVYAVLTLACMAQAVDWRPRAPRTVGWKLLRGLAFAGLVPLLALGGLAAFLAQRAIEQQVRDDTQRAAAGEADFLRRYLDDSRESLDLMLESPGFRAAFVTGERALLEPYLRNLAAQARAFDAAIAVDASGTVLATSPGVEDWQLSSHTFLSEAIAHGGTEVSTAFIRPPDRPLVAVTRPFEHDGELRGMLVGLLSLERLSDATTPASRRFRVQVLDRRGLKVLRDTAPGALLLGEAHLPGALHEELARPGSGVMEAFDVADRRILAAEAPVEDTEWSVLVTQELVVAYAAITRMSAAVVGLVFLGVLLALGLSQLVAQDVIRRLDELREATSALAAGDLERRVEVEEDDELGELARSFNEMAARTGAAQAELKEAVRAREEFISVASHELRTPLTPLKGFAALTLQWLEKNGDFPERERLLKALRSMARQTERLARLVDDLLDTARMQGGRFELERQRADLVPLLHEVLERFELRGESNLAFELHTPGHAVEGDWDAPRLDQVLTNLVSNAVRYSPQGGTVRLSLEEEAHHVVVHVRDEGIGIPPESLPSLFRPFARASNAQARHYGGLGLGLFICREIVERHGGTIWAESPGPQRGSCFHVRLPREATQPVPASESAPPSRAESSSAHAA, encoded by the coding sequence ATGTTTTCCTCCCTTTCTCCGCCAACCGAGGCGCCGGCCCCACCCTCGCCCCTGCCGCTGACGTGGCCCGCCGCGCTGGTGGGCCTGCTGTTCGGCGTGCTGATGTCGTATGTGCCGTACGAGTTCCGGATGGCGCCCTTCCGGCCGCTCTATCCGTACGTGCGCGTCCTGGGCCTCACGTACCTGGCCGGCAGCATCTCCCTCATGTGCGCGCTGCTGTACCCGCGTGCGCCGCGCTGGCTGGGGCTGGCGGGGCGGCTGACGCTGGGCGCGGCCATGGCGCTGTACTGGTGGGTGCTCAATGTCCTGCCGGGCAGCTTCACCGGCATCGTCCTCTACCCGCTGCTCTTCGGCGGCCTGGTGCTGGAGGCGTGGCCCGCCATGCGCCAGCGGCCCGTGCTGCGCGCCTTCGTGGCCCTCACCGGCGCGGCCTTCGGCGTGGCGATGCTCGCGGCGCCGGAGCGCTTCCCCATCTCCGTGTACGCGCACCTGGCCCCGCTGCGGCCCCTGGTGGGCGCGCTCTTCATCCTCTCGGGCGTGGGGCTGCTGTTGCCCTCGGGCCGGCTGCACGCGCGGCTGCCGCATGTGCTGATGGGCGTGCTGGCCGTGCCCTTCGCCCTGCTGGCGTACGCGCTGGGGCGCGGCTCGTCGTGGCTGGGCGCCAGCGTCTACGCGGTGCTCACCCTGGCGTGCATGGCGCAGGCGGTGGACTGGCGCCCGCGCGCGCCGCGCACCGTGGGGTGGAAGCTCTTGCGCGGGCTGGCCTTCGCGGGGCTGGTGCCGCTGCTGGCGCTGGGGGGCCTCGCCGCCTTCCTCGCCCAGCGCGCAATCGAGCAGCAGGTGCGCGACGACACGCAGCGCGCCGCCGCGGGCGAGGCGGACTTCCTGCGCCGCTACCTGGATGACTCGCGCGAGTCGCTGGACTTGATGCTGGAGTCCCCCGGCTTCCGCGCCGCCTTCGTCACCGGCGAGCGCGCCCTGCTGGAGCCGTACCTGCGCAACCTGGCCGCCCAGGCGCGCGCCTTCGACGCGGCCATCGCCGTGGATGCGTCCGGCACGGTGCTGGCCACCTCGCCGGGCGTGGAGGACTGGCAGCTGTCCAGTCACACCTTCCTCTCCGAGGCGATTGCCCACGGCGGCACCGAGGTGTCCACCGCCTTCATCCGCCCGCCGGACCGGCCGCTGGTGGCGGTGACGCGCCCCTTCGAGCACGACGGCGAGCTGCGCGGCATGCTGGTGGGGCTCCTGTCCCTGGAGCGGCTGAGCGACGCCACCACGCCCGCGTCGCGGCGCTTCCGCGTGCAGGTGCTGGACAGGCGCGGCCTCAAGGTGCTGCGCGACACGGCGCCCGGCGCCCTGCTGCTCGGCGAGGCCCACCTGCCGGGCGCGCTGCACGAGGAGCTGGCCCGCCCCGGCAGCGGCGTCATGGAGGCCTTCGACGTGGCGGACCGCCGCATCCTCGCCGCCGAGGCCCCCGTCGAGGACACCGAGTGGAGCGTGCTGGTGACGCAGGAGCTGGTGGTGGCCTACGCGGCGATTACGCGCATGAGCGCCGCGGTGGTGGGCCTCGTGTTCCTGGGCGTGCTGCTGGCGCTGGGCCTGTCGCAGCTCGTCGCCCAGGACGTCATCCGCCGCCTGGACGAGCTGCGCGAGGCCACCTCCGCGCTGGCCGCCGGGGATTTGGAGCGGCGCGTGGAGGTGGAGGAGGACGACGAGCTGGGCGAGCTGGCGCGCAGCTTCAACGAGATGGCGGCCCGCACCGGCGCCGCGCAGGCGGAGCTGAAGGAGGCGGTGCGCGCGCGCGAGGAGTTCATCAGCGTGGCCAGCCACGAGCTGCGCACGCCCCTCACACCCCTCAAGGGCTTCGCCGCCCTCACCCTCCAGTGGCTGGAGAAGAACGGCGACTTCCCGGAGCGCGAGCGGCTGCTCAAGGCGCTGCGCTCCATGGCCCGGCAGACGGAGCGGCTGGCGCGGCTGGTGGATGATTTGCTCGACACCGCCCGCATGCAGGGCGGCCGCTTCGAGCTGGAGCGGCAGCGCGCGGACCTGGTGCCGCTGCTGCACGAGGTGCTGGAGCGCTTCGAGCTGCGCGGCGAGAGCAACCTCGCCTTCGAGCTGCACACCCCCGGCCACGCGGTGGAGGGAGACTGGGACGCGCCCCGGCTGGACCAGGTGCTCACCAACCTGGTGAGCAACGCCGTGCGCTACTCACCGCAGGGCGGCACCGTGCGCCTCTCCCTGGAGGAGGAGGCCCACCACGTGGTGGTGCACGTGAGGGACGAGGGCATCGGCATCCCCCCGGAGAGCCTGCCCAGCCTGTTCCGCCCCTTCGCCCGCGCCTCCAACGCCCAGGCACGCCACTACGGCGGGCTGGGGCTGGGGCTCTTCATCTGCCGCGAAATCGTGGAGCGCCACGGCGGCACCATCTGGGCGGAGAGCCCGGGCCCCCAGCGCGGCAGCTGCTTCCACGTGCGGCTGCCCCGCGAGGCCACCCAGCCCGTGCCCGCGTCCGAGAGCGCCCCGCCCTCCCGCGCGGAGTCCTCGTCCGCGCACGCGGCGTGA
- a CDS encoding GreA/GreB family elongation factor — MRLDKHALLNQLAERLQQSDRLAHRAEAEAREAARSLATESEKKEDGRAAIEFGSLATGQAARARRVQEELHALSHFGQGELPRFPRQGPVALGAIVDMSTEDEDGFAERTFFVLPVGAGTELTGPGGDGFLSVITPASPVGRALMGRKAGDVVEVTLAGEVREWTVLEVA, encoded by the coding sequence ATGCGACTCGACAAGCATGCCCTCCTGAACCAGCTGGCCGAGCGGCTCCAGCAGTCCGACAGGCTGGCCCACCGCGCCGAGGCCGAGGCCCGCGAGGCGGCTCGCAGCCTGGCCACGGAGTCCGAGAAGAAGGAGGACGGCCGCGCGGCGATTGAGTTCGGCAGCCTCGCCACCGGACAGGCCGCCCGCGCCCGCCGCGTGCAGGAGGAACTGCACGCGCTCTCCCACTTCGGCCAGGGGGAGCTGCCCCGCTTCCCGCGCCAGGGGCCCGTGGCCCTGGGCGCCATCGTCGACATGAGCACCGAGGACGAGGACGGCTTCGCCGAGCGCACCTTCTTCGTGCTCCCCGTGGGCGCCGGCACCGAGCTGACGGGCCCCGGCGGCGACGGCTTCCTGTCCGTCATCACCCCCGCGTCCCCCGTGGGCCGTGCCCTCATGGGCCGCAAGGCAGGGGACGTGGTGGAGGTGACACTGGCGGGTGAGGTACGCGAATGGACGGTGCTCGAGGTGGCGTGA
- a CDS encoding rhodanese-like domain-containing protein — translation MTPQELSQKARQLVAEGAVLLDVRTPQEFQQGHPEVARNIPVQELPRRLSEVGPPGTRVVVYCAAGARSAQAVQLLRAGGYTDVFDLKSVNYW, via the coding sequence ATGACGCCCCAGGAGCTCTCCCAGAAGGCCCGGCAGCTCGTCGCGGAAGGCGCGGTGTTGCTGGATGTGCGCACCCCGCAGGAATTCCAGCAGGGTCACCCCGAGGTCGCCCGCAACATCCCCGTGCAGGAGCTGCCCCGGCGGCTCTCCGAGGTGGGCCCGCCCGGCACGCGCGTGGTGGTGTACTGCGCCGCTGGGGCCCGCAGCGCCCAGGCCGTGCAGTTGCTGCGCGCCGGCGGTTACACGGACGTCTTCGACCTCAAGTCGGTCAACTACTGGTAG
- a CDS encoding DMT family transporter, with protein sequence MNRTAGFLIVALSGVCFGALGFFGRTAYAAGADVASLLFLRFSLAGAVLAGVMVVRRQQLPGRRVMLALMLLGAVGYVSEAGAYFAALQHAPAGLVALLLYSFPALVALLQRFVFGERLGRVKWLAVALALGGTALTADLDQGGVKPLGVMLGLLSALLYAVYVVISARVASQAGPLTSSTVILCSAGASLGLVVLARGPAFPTTATGWAAVVALALVSTVAAVLLFFVGMARIGPVNTSLVSTMEPLTAVVIGALLMDERLSARQLVGGLLILTAAVMLARSDAPDPSRGPPEGSGASGTTGTAGPG encoded by the coding sequence ATGAACCGCACCGCTGGCTTCCTCATCGTGGCCCTGTCCGGGGTGTGCTTCGGCGCACTCGGCTTCTTCGGGCGCACTGCCTACGCGGCGGGCGCGGATGTCGCGTCGCTGCTCTTCCTGCGCTTCTCCCTCGCCGGGGCGGTACTGGCCGGCGTCATGGTGGTGCGCCGCCAGCAGCTGCCGGGCCGCCGGGTGATGCTGGCGCTGATGCTGCTGGGCGCGGTGGGCTACGTGAGCGAGGCGGGCGCCTACTTCGCTGCCCTCCAGCACGCGCCCGCGGGCCTGGTGGCGCTGCTGCTGTACTCCTTCCCGGCGCTGGTGGCGCTGCTCCAGCGCTTCGTCTTCGGCGAGCGCCTTGGCCGGGTGAAGTGGCTGGCCGTGGCGCTGGCGCTGGGAGGCACGGCGCTGACGGCGGACCTGGACCAGGGTGGTGTGAAGCCGCTGGGCGTCATGCTGGGGCTGCTGTCCGCGCTCCTCTACGCCGTCTATGTCGTCATCAGCGCGCGCGTGGCGAGCCAGGCGGGGCCGCTGACCTCCAGCACCGTCATCCTCTGCTCCGCGGGCGCCTCGCTGGGGCTGGTGGTGCTGGCACGCGGCCCGGCCTTTCCCACCACCGCCACGGGCTGGGCGGCCGTGGTGGCGTTGGCGCTGGTGTCCACGGTGGCCGCGGTGCTCCTCTTCTTCGTGGGCATGGCGCGCATCGGCCCGGTGAACACGTCGCTGGTGTCCACCATGGAGCCGCTGACGGCAGTGGTGATTGGCGCGCTCCTCATGGACGAGCGGCTCAGCGCGCGGCAGTTGGTGGGAGGCCTGCTCATCCTCACCGCGGCGGTGATGCTGGCGCGGTCCGATGCGCCGGACCCCTCGCGGGGGCCGCCGGAGGGTTCCGGCGCATCGGGAACAACGGGGACAGCAGGGCCCGGGTAG